A stretch of the Oceanimonas doudoroffii genome encodes the following:
- the rhlB gene encoding ATP-dependent RNA helicase RhlB: protein MSKTHLTETKFDQLGLHPQVLAGLEAKGFHNCTPIQALSLPHLLTGRDIAGQAQTGTGKTIAFLAATFHHLLTKPAPAERKTNQPRAIIMAPTRELAVQIHNDADTLSEHTGLKLGLAYGGDGYEKQTQVLNEGVDILVGTTGRIIDFFKQKVISLDAIQVVVLDEADRMFDLGFIKDIRFLFRRMPPATQRQNMLFSATLSLRVQELAYEHMNDPEHVQVEPERKTAGRIKEELFYPAQEDKMRLLLTLMEEEWPDKAIVFANTKHSCEEVYAWLKADNHRVGLLTGDVPQKKRLKILEDFTGGVLDILVATDVAARGLHIPDVSHVFNYDLPDDAEDYVHRIGRTGRAGASGSSISFACEEYVFNLPAVEAYIEHEIPVSKYDSNALLDDLAPPKRIHHHRAGVNRNVRDRQGGGQRRSSGNRRRRHQDSRS from the coding sequence ATGAGCAAGACACATCTCACCGAGACCAAATTCGACCAGCTGGGCCTGCATCCGCAGGTGCTGGCAGGCCTGGAAGCCAAGGGATTCCATAACTGCACGCCCATTCAGGCGTTGTCGCTGCCCCATCTGCTCACCGGCCGGGACATCGCCGGCCAGGCCCAGACCGGCACCGGAAAAACCATCGCCTTTCTCGCCGCCACCTTTCATCACCTGCTGACCAAGCCTGCTCCCGCCGAACGCAAAACCAATCAGCCCCGTGCCATCATCATGGCCCCGACCCGGGAGCTGGCGGTGCAGATCCACAATGACGCCGATACCCTGAGCGAGCACACCGGCCTCAAGCTGGGCCTTGCCTATGGTGGCGACGGCTATGAAAAGCAAACCCAGGTGCTGAACGAAGGCGTGGACATTCTGGTGGGCACCACCGGCCGCATCATCGACTTCTTTAAACAGAAGGTCATCAGCCTGGACGCCATTCAGGTGGTGGTACTGGATGAAGCGGATCGCATGTTCGATCTGGGCTTTATCAAGGACATCCGCTTTCTGTTCCGCCGCATGCCGCCTGCCACCCAGCGCCAGAATATGCTGTTTTCCGCCACCCTGTCGCTCAGGGTACAGGAACTGGCCTATGAGCACATGAACGACCCCGAGCACGTGCAGGTGGAGCCGGAGCGCAAGACCGCCGGCCGCATCAAGGAAGAGCTGTTTTACCCAGCGCAGGAAGACAAGATGCGCTTGCTGCTGACCCTGATGGAAGAAGAGTGGCCCGACAAGGCCATCGTCTTTGCCAACACCAAGCACAGCTGCGAAGAAGTCTATGCCTGGCTCAAGGCCGACAACCACAGGGTGGGCCTGCTCACCGGTGACGTGCCCCAGAAAAAACGACTCAAGATCCTGGAAGATTTCACCGGCGGCGTGCTCGACATTCTGGTGGCCACCGACGTGGCCGCCCGCGGCTTGCATATTCCCGATGTCAGTCACGTGTTTAACTACGACCTGCCCGACGATGCCGAAGACTATGTGCACCGCATCGGTCGCACCGGCAGGGCCGGGGCCAGCGGCAGTTCCATCAGCTTTGCCTGTGAGGAGTATGTCTTCAACCTGCCGGCGGTAGAAGCCTATATTGAGCACGAAATTCCGGTCAGCAAATATGACAGCAACGCCCTGCTCGACGATCTGGCGCCGCCCAAGCGTATTCACCACCACAGGGCCGGCGTAAACCGCAATGTGCGAGATCGCCAGGGCGGCGGCCAGCGTCGCTCCTCGGGTAATCGCCGGCGCCGGCACCAGGACAGCCGAAGCTGA
- a CDS encoding LysR substrate-binding domain-containing protein codes for MRLQGGRLAALHCFLHCARQLSFARAAELLHLSPSAVSHRMRKLEEELGFPLFQRRPRGLVLTERGETLYHTLAQSLGQIDSVLTQLEQPGPCGQLRLHAMPGLAQGWLLPRLADFYHRYPGLGLSLVTGNSQVDFGASRWDGALYYLPAPLPGLAHDSLMTEDLIPVCSPAYFQALDSGSLRQARLLHDASAWFGCRPEAEWQYWLERHKQPIGEHHLYFDQTELAVQAALAGLGVAMGRGHLVAARLTAGTLIAPFGPAVTAPCRYWLTYPAEQKKAPVFGAFRDWLLAQL; via the coding sequence ATGCGCCTGCAAGGAGGCCGGCTCGCCGCCCTACATTGTTTCCTGCACTGTGCCCGGCAACTGAGCTTTGCCCGTGCAGCCGAACTGCTGCACTTGTCGCCCAGCGCCGTCAGTCATCGTATGCGCAAACTGGAAGAAGAGCTGGGTTTTCCCCTGTTCCAGCGCCGGCCCCGAGGGCTAGTGCTGACCGAGCGGGGCGAAACCCTCTACCACACCTTGGCCCAGAGCCTGGGACAAATCGACAGCGTACTCACTCAGCTGGAACAACCAGGCCCCTGTGGCCAGCTGCGGCTTCATGCCATGCCGGGCTTGGCGCAGGGCTGGTTGCTTCCACGCTTGGCTGACTTTTACCACCGCTATCCCGGGCTCGGACTTAGCCTGGTCACCGGCAACAGTCAGGTGGACTTCGGTGCCAGCCGCTGGGATGGCGCCCTCTATTACTTGCCCGCCCCGCTCCCCGGTCTGGCCCACGATTCGTTGATGACGGAAGACCTGATCCCCGTCTGTAGTCCGGCCTATTTCCAGGCCCTGGACTCCGGCTCACTCCGGCAGGCCCGGCTACTACACGATGCTAGTGCCTGGTTTGGTTGCCGTCCCGAGGCGGAATGGCAATACTGGCTGGAGCGACACAAACAACCCATCGGAGAGCATCATCTGTACTTTGACCAGACCGAACTGGCGGTGCAGGCCGCCCTGGCCGGGCTTGGTGTGGCCATGGGCCGCGGTCACCTGGTCGCCGCCAGACTAACCGCTGGCACGCTGATTGCTCCTTTTGGCCCGGCCGTGACCGCCCCCTGCCGCTACTGGCTGACATACCCGGCCGAACAAAAAAAGGCCCCGGTGTTCGGGGCCTTTCGTGACTGGCTGCTGGCTCAGCTCTGA
- the gppA gene encoding guanosine-5'-triphosphate,3'-diphosphate diphosphatase has translation MKNPSLYAAIDLGSNSFHMLVVHEVEGACRILAKVKRKVRLAAGLQPDGSLDEAAMERGWDCLRLFAEQLQDVPADQVRIVGTATLRLATNIDRFIGRAEAILGHSIRIISGEEEAATIYQGVAWTSSGTGRRLVIDIGGASTELVIGEGTSAELLHSLHMGCVTWLKRHFPDGELSEAHFEQAIAAAQHELSPVAAGYLTQGWQHCIGASGTVQAIQEIMMAQGENEQITLAKLHRLKAQAIACGRVEQLQLPGLTPERAPVFASGLAILIALFDTLAIEHMVLAGGALREGLIYGMLGTRQECDAQDRTIDSLIARYQLDREQGERVRNTALQALKQLQPDTDSDAARMLARAAMLYELGLCIEYKRAPEHAAYIIRHIDLPGFTAPQKGLLAALLLNQRDDFQLEALQAQCALDGERAVLLARLLRLAIILCLRRTRGTVPAFALQRDGNRLILTLPAGWSTGHHLRASELFAEARRQSALGWQLDIVEA, from the coding sequence GTGAAAAACCCTTCCCTGTATGCGGCCATCGACCTCGGCTCCAACAGCTTTCACATGCTGGTGGTGCACGAGGTGGAGGGTGCCTGCCGTATCCTGGCCAAGGTCAAGCGCAAGGTGCGCCTGGCCGCCGGACTGCAACCCGACGGCAGCCTGGATGAGGCCGCCATGGAGCGCGGCTGGGATTGCCTGCGGCTGTTCGCCGAACAGCTGCAGGATGTGCCCGCCGACCAGGTGCGTATTGTTGGCACCGCCACCCTGCGCCTGGCCACCAACATCGACCGCTTTATCGGAAGGGCCGAGGCCATACTGGGACATTCCATTCGCATCATCTCCGGCGAGGAGGAAGCGGCCACCATCTATCAGGGGGTAGCCTGGACCTCATCGGGCACCGGCCGTCGGCTGGTAATCGATATTGGCGGAGCCAGCACCGAACTGGTAATTGGCGAAGGCACCTCGGCCGAGCTGCTGCACAGCCTGCACATGGGCTGTGTTACCTGGCTGAAGCGGCACTTTCCCGACGGCGAACTGAGCGAAGCCCACTTTGAACAAGCCATTGCCGCCGCCCAGCACGAGCTGTCACCGGTGGCCGCCGGCTACCTCACCCAGGGCTGGCAACACTGCATCGGCGCCTCGGGCACGGTGCAGGCCATTCAGGAAATCATGATGGCCCAGGGGGAAAACGAACAGATCACCCTGGCCAAGCTGCATCGGCTCAAGGCACAGGCCATTGCCTGTGGCCGGGTGGAGCAACTGCAGCTGCCTGGCCTGACCCCGGAGCGGGCACCGGTGTTTGCCTCGGGCCTGGCCATTCTTATCGCCCTGTTCGACACCCTTGCCATCGAGCACATGGTGCTGGCCGGTGGTGCCCTGCGTGAGGGGCTTATCTATGGCATGCTCGGCACTCGCCAGGAATGCGACGCCCAGGACAGAACCATCGACAGCCTGATCGCCCGCTATCAACTGGACAGAGAGCAGGGTGAACGGGTGCGCAACACGGCACTGCAGGCCCTGAAACAGCTGCAGCCCGACACCGACAGTGATGCCGCCCGCATGCTGGCCCGAGCAGCCATGCTCTATGAGTTGGGCCTGTGCATCGAGTACAAGCGTGCCCCCGAGCACGCCGCCTATATTATTCGCCATATCGATTTGCCGGGTTTTACCGCGCCCCAGAAAGGCCTGCTGGCCGCCCTGCTGCTGAACCAGCGAGACGACTTTCAGCTGGAGGCGCTGCAGGCGCAATGTGCCCTGGATGGCGAACGGGCCGTATTGCTGGCCCGGTTGCTGCGCCTGGCCATTATTCTGTGTCTGCGCCGCACCCGCGGCACCGTGCCCGCCTTTGCGTTGCAGAGAGATGGCAACCGTCTGATCCTCACCCTGCCCGCCGGCTGGAGCACCGGTCATCACCTGCGCGCCAGTGAGCTGTTCGCGGAAGCCCGTCGCCAGAGTGCGCTGGGCTGGCAGCTGGACATCGTCGAAGCATAA
- a CDS encoding D-serine ammonia-lyase, which yields MTSLDTRLRAAHPCFWHNPDYYPSAPVNDAVGIRQAAERLTRFAPCIRALFPGTGDGIIESPLSRADNFARALENYWGMPVTGTLWLKRDNELPISGSIKARGGIHEVLKYAEDLALSAGLLHQEQDYRCLLDEKVRALFARHTLAVGSTGNLGLSIGTMAAHLGFQVDVHMSADARQWKKDRLRQLGVRVHEYEDDYSRAVAEGRRLAEQDPDCHFVDDEHSLDLFTGYGVAGRRLKAQLDAKGIIPSAEHPLIVYLPCGVGGGPGGVAYGLKQELGPHVHCFFVEPVQSPCVLLGMMTGKGAELTVEEYGLNNRTAADGLAVGRPSALVCRLMQPILAGAMTVEDQQLFRLLTLLQDSEGIKAEPSAMAGAGGMHQLLQQTEWQQLATQAHHLLWLTGGSMVPTEEHRAYYRKGQA from the coding sequence ATGACATCCCTGGATACCCGATTACGCGCAGCCCACCCCTGCTTTTGGCACAACCCCGACTACTACCCTAGTGCGCCCGTCAATGACGCGGTTGGCATTCGCCAGGCCGCCGAACGCCTGACCCGATTCGCCCCATGTATTCGCGCCCTGTTTCCCGGTACCGGCGATGGTATTATCGAATCCCCGCTGAGCCGGGCCGACAATTTTGCCCGGGCCCTGGAAAATTACTGGGGCATGCCGGTGACCGGCACCCTATGGCTGAAACGGGACAACGAACTGCCCATTTCGGGATCCATCAAGGCCAGGGGCGGTATTCACGAAGTGCTGAAATACGCCGAGGATCTGGCGCTGAGCGCCGGCCTTCTGCATCAGGAGCAGGATTACCGGTGCCTGCTGGATGAAAAGGTCCGCGCCCTGTTCGCCCGCCACACCCTGGCGGTGGGCTCCACCGGCAACCTTGGCCTCAGTATCGGCACCATGGCAGCCCACCTGGGCTTTCAGGTGGATGTACACATGTCCGCCGATGCCCGTCAATGGAAAAAAGACCGGCTAAGGCAGCTGGGTGTCCGGGTCCATGAGTATGAAGATGACTACAGCCGGGCAGTGGCCGAGGGCCGGCGCCTAGCCGAGCAGGATCCCGATTGCCATTTCGTCGATGACGAACACTCGCTCGATCTGTTCACTGGCTACGGCGTGGCGGGGCGCCGTCTCAAGGCTCAGTTGGATGCAAAGGGCATCATCCCCAGTGCCGAACACCCCCTCATTGTCTATCTGCCCTGCGGTGTCGGAGGCGGCCCCGGTGGCGTGGCTTACGGTCTAAAGCAGGAGTTGGGACCCCATGTTCACTGCTTCTTTGTCGAACCAGTCCAGTCTCCCTGCGTGCTGCTGGGAATGATGACCGGCAAGGGGGCTGAGCTCACGGTAGAGGAGTATGGCCTAAACAATCGCACCGCCGCCGATGGCCTGGCGGTCGGGCGTCCCTCGGCCCTGGTCTGCCGGCTGATGCAGCCGATACTGGCCGGCGCCATGACGGTGGAAGATCAACAGCTGTTCCGGCTGCTGACGCTGTTGCAAGATAGCGAAGGTATCAAAGCCGAGCCCTCGGCCATGGCCGGTGCCGGTGGTATGCACCAGCTGCTACAACAGACCGAGTGGCAGCAGCTGGCCACTCAGGCGCATCACCTGCTGTGGCTGACCGGCGGCAGCATGGTCCCCACGGAAGAACACCGGGCCTACTATCGCAAAGGTCAGGCTTAG